In one Diprion similis isolate iyDipSimi1 chromosome 6, iyDipSimi1.1, whole genome shotgun sequence genomic region, the following are encoded:
- the LOC124406619 gene encoding WD repeat-containing and planar cell polarity effector protein fritz isoform X2 produces MTILLGETNFWTFEDVVNIKDTDLGAFRYHDKRTENLYAEGKRSYGKKRGMVCVPQNKKANKLKDSIKYLEEQLKDHSVVYCQWCDHCVVQLLLSSGLLIHIQINLSTGDIQKMIFDKYLVGKVLDHMSDVIITKSHLMCTYNDNQVTLVHFTKPKRHMFEKMSRLDPKLLLFDLSGPSGRRLDKKIQFNKTGDLIVVWWKSTINEVFPWSPVVKEHDRANVHLYRLIGIKIELLCFLRTEFDPLCVTFSTHHENMIHSVEQKVSRKGEVTIEWRIYEVSQQGKLQRIAVTSVPLPTHTSCIKFSPNHDMLLLCCIDGSVTLHDQARGTNNSVKAAFIPTLASWHTDGMAFTISNERGQFQHYDISLTCLRSRILNEDTTPSNILDLSSYFRNQPALLRMEWSKGITSHNCPESYGNGDSLFLLLFERGPLGIIKFIEGSSLSGDVLVRRHLNLSQVERAISLLLAMNWDIYPEVCMHSLNQILNYLFKSSLTPEREGLIQTALGSFHVPITPISQTVQEEYGEEVRDLTRRFFHHLLRHRLFEKAFRLAIDLNDHDLFMDIHFYALITNDTEMATAAKGKAETILVRSNSCSSTHSTCSRRSCSLCSSSESQAESESYSEESGSEDSPRRKQLSSTVLLKRNNVKSVDSNVPPLPVLHPHHYNRKSLMSTSFNAVESPTINSLNSDKNLMSTAFNVPSVNHLTLEPFNNSSTSISRNNDPLTSPYNNPNLCSTSPNSSVKTLPSFNDVIGDLMSTSFSNNSISPIFNHSSNTINDKSFDDKSNTISSPPFNNVSSNAKISTILQDTKNLTTTLFNNPTYDSELFDNTSNKSSSFSNIESPRISTPFSNLTSNSMSKSYGDLYNGFNSTSKYNVNTPPMLYGMKPPAFNAPQSSTLVSMLFNDSIGTDKLSTTPYFDPNGSLMSTSFSNFDKELISDFGNTGKDTFAPTSINPVDNPIHNHSPMKSTKKHCPISVPPPPSIRNSYNYVHSLPNRSYQLSHSTLGLTNVDEPVQRFQSRLPNSTAKVLQRQNSVSTILQNHHKRNNKFQSTRTYRVNYDLDFVPFYGSCDNLDSHTPINHLRSNSQLQMKLGESTHLKHSFLQNCANLNTSKEQKFSSNISPQPIINSPFSKSKSNTQIPPAVETLTSSEKPKVKFSDTVTHILVPGSGQPYRPVQKRSVTQLHPMDPKRELAESLPLCLGNEDYLKDFQPLSKDCESESTKEPHSKQPDESAKIKIVHFGLL; encoded by the exons ATGACTATTTTGTTAGGTGAAACTAACTTTTGGACATTCGAAGATGTCGTTAACATCAAGGATACTGACCTTGGTGCATTTCG ATATCATGATAAACGTACAGAAAATTTGTACGCCGAAGGCAAAAGATCCTATGGCAAGAAACGTGGAATGGTCTGCGTACCGCAAAATAAGAAAGCAAATAAGCTAAAGGATTCGATCAAGTATCTAGAG GAACAATTGAAAGACCATTCTGTGGTATATTGCCAGTGGTGTGACCATTGTGTGGTACAATTACTCTTGAGCTCTGGATTATTGATTCATATACAGATAAATCTTTCAACAGGAGATATCCAAAAAATGATATTCGATAAGTACCTTGTTGGAAAAGTCTTGGATCACATGTCAGATG tgaTAATTACAAAAAGTCATCTGATGTGCACGTACAATGACAATCAAGTGACTTTGGTACACTTTACAAAGCCCAAAAGGCACatgtttgagaaaatgagTAGACTAGATCCTAAGTTGTTATTGTTTGATCTGTCTGGCCCAAGTGGCCGCagattagataaaaaaattcaatttaataagACTGGAGATTTg ATTGTAGTATGGTGGAAATCAACCATAAATGAAGTGTTTCCCTGGAGTCCTGTAGTAAAAGAACATGATCGAGCCAATGTTCACCTTTATCGTCTTATAGG AATAAAGATAGAGCTTTTATGCTTTCTGCGAACAGAATTTGATCCGCTATGTGTAACATTTAGTACACATCATGAAAATATGATACATTCTGTAGAACAGAAAGTGTCTAGAAag GGTGAAGTAACTATTGAGTGGAGAATCTACGAAGTATCGCAGCAGGGTAAATTGCAGAGAATAGCCGTAACCTCTGTTCCTTTGCCAACGCATACCAgttgtatcaaattttcacccaATCATGACATGTTGTTGTTGTGTTGTATCGATGGCTCTGTGACATTACATGATCAAGCTCGGGGGACGAATAATAGTGTGAAAGCTGCTTTT ATACCGACTTTGGCGTCGTGGCACACTGACGGAATGGCATTTACCATTAGCAATGAGCGGGGTCAATTTCAACATTATGATATATCGTTAACATGTTTACGGAGCCGAATACTGAATGAGGATACAACACCATCTAATATTTTGGATCTTTCGTCATATTTTAG AAATCAACCAGCCTTATTGCGAATGGAATGGAGCAAAGGAATAACTTCTCACAATTGTCCAGAATCGTATGGCAATGGGGATTCCCTGTTCTTACTACTGTTTGAAAG AGGGCCATTGGGAATAATCAAATTCATAGAAGGAAGTAGTTTGTCTGGTGATGTACTAGTTCGAAGGCACTTGAATTTATCCCAGGTCGAACGTGCCATATCACTACTTTTGGCTATGAATTGGGACATTTATCCAGAAGTGTGCATGCATTCTCTGAATCAAATATTGAATTACCTCTTCAAATCATCGCTCACGCCAGAAAGAGAAG gGCTCATACAAACTGCTCTGGGCAGCTTTCATGTACCAATTACGCCGATAAGCCAAACAGTTCAAGAAGAGTATGGAGAAGAAGTAAGAGATTTGACAAggagattttttcatcatttgttGAG GCATCGTCTGTTCGAGAAAGCTTTCAGACTTGCCATAGATTTGAATGATCATGATCTCTTTATggatatacatttttatgcCCTGATAACAAACGATACAGAGATGGCAACTGCAGCGAAAGGAAAAGCTGAAACTATCCTCGTTCGATCAAATAGTTGTAGTAGCACAC ATTCGACATGCTCTCGGCGATCCTGTTCGCTGTGTTCGAGTTCGGAAAGTCAAGCAGAAAGCGAATCTTACAGCGAAGAAAGTGGAAGCGAAGATTCACCGAGGAGGAAACAACTCAGTTCAACTGTTCTCCTGAAACGAAATAATGTCAAAAGTGTTGACAGTAATGTCCCACCTTTACCTGTCTTACATCCCCATCACTATAATAGAAAGAGTCTAATGTCAACTTCATTCAATGCGGTTGAAAGCCCTACCATAAACTCTTTGaacagtgataaaaatttaatgtcaACTGCATTCAATGTTCCCAGTGTCAATCATCTGACTTTAGAGCCTTTCAATAATTCCTCAACTAGTATCAGTCGTAACAATGATCCGCTAACATCTCCTTATAACAATCCCAATTTATGTTCAACATCTCCTAACAGTTCCGTTAAAACTTTGCCGTCATTTAATGATGTGATAGGTGACTTAATGTCAACGTCTTTCAGTAACAATTCTATATCACCAATTTTCAATCACTCCAGCAATACCATAAACGATAAATCATTCGATGACAAATCAAATACCATATCTTCACCACCGTTTAATAATGTTTCAAGcaatgcaaaaatttcaactatatTGCAAGATACAAAAAACTTGACGACGACTTTATTTAATAATCCTACTTATGACTCAGAATTATTCGATAATACTTCCAATAAATCATCTTCATTTAGTAATATAGAATCCCCTCGTATCTCAACACCATTTAGCAATCTGACTAGTAATTCTATGAGTAAATCGTATGGTGATCTGTATAACGGATTCAATTCCACAAGtaaatataatgtaaataCACCACCAATGTTATATGGTATGAAACCACCGGCATTCAATGCTCCTCAGTCAAGTACATTGGTATCAATGCTATTCAATGATTCAATCGGTACTGATAAATTGTCAACTACACCATATTTTGATCCAAACGGTAGCCTTATGTCAACATCATTTAGTAACTTTGacaaagaattaatatcagaTTTTGGTAATACTGGTAAGGACACTTTTGCACCAACTTCAATTAATCCTGTAGATAATCCAATTCACAATCATTCTCCGATGAAGTCAACGAAAAAACATTGTCCAATCTCAGTACCACCTCCGCCTTCAATAAGGAATTCCTATAATTATGTACACAGCTTGCCAAACAGAAGTTACCAATTGTCGCATAGTACGTTGGGATTAACTAATGTAGACGAACCAGTCCAACGATTCCAATCCAGGTTACCTAATTCGACTGCAAAGGTTTTACAAAGGCAAAATTCTGTATCTACAATTCTACAAAATCATCATAAAAGAAATAACAAGTTTCAATCAACTAGAACTTATAGAGTCAATTACGACCTTGATTTTGTTCCTTTCTATGGTAGCTGTGACAATTTAGATTCTCATACTCCCATAAATCATCTAAGATCGAATTCACAACTCCAAATGAAATTAGGAGAAAGTACGCATTTGAAACAcagttttttgcaaaattgtgCCAACTTGAACACAAGCAAAGAgcagaaattttcttctaatATATCACCACAACCTATAATCAATTCTCCATTCTCTAAATCCAAGTCCAACACCCAAATCCCTCCTGCCGTTGAAACTTTAACGTCAAGCGAAAAGCCGAAAGTTAAATTTTCCGACACTGTGACACACATTTTGGTACCTGGATCG gGGCAACCGTATAGACCTGTACAGAAGCGGTCGGTAACTCAGTTGCATCCAATGGATCCTAAGCGAGAGTTAGCTGAAAGTCTTCCACTATGTCTTGGAAATGAAGATTATCTGAAAGATTTTCAACCATTGTCAA AAGACTGTGAAAGTGAAAGTACGAAGGAACCACATAGCAAACAACCAGACGAATCAGCAAAAATTAAGATTGTTCATTTTGGActtttgtga
- the LOC124406621 gene encoding 39S ribosomal protein L48, mitochondrial produces the protein MALRVLRKVVESTLRPQLGFSFRRAYSLYEPDYLEVGKSNIPVHDVLNIQLTAYNFCILESYHHFLDNLIHDMGIEVETSWALPPKHEIIQKFKPRSTVIDSEYKLKTYFRNIQVVEPPSTLYPILLRMIDASLPEGVTVNVVKHEPEHEEIRQVPNKDLLELKDQLENVGKAPPKRKRGF, from the exons ATGGCACTCAGAGTGTTGAGAAAG GTAGTGGAATCCACTCTACGACCTCAACTCGGGTTTTCGTTTCGCCGTGCCTATTCCCTGTATGAACCAGACTATTTGGAG GTAGGAAAATCCAATATACCTGTGCACGATGTCTTGAATATTCAACTTACAGCATACAACTTTTGTATCCTAGAAAGCTATCATCACTTTCTTGATAATTTAATTCATGATATGGGTATAGAAGTTGAGACGAG ctggGCCCTACCACCAAAACACGAGATCATACAAAAGTTCAAGCCGAGGAGTACTGTGATTGATTCTGAATACAAATTGAAGacatatttcagaaatataCAAGTGGTTGAACCACCTTCGACTCTGTACCCTATTCTTCTTCGAATGATAGACGCGAGTCTTCCAGAAGGGGTAACAGTCAATGTAGTAAAACATGAACCAGAACACGAAGAAATTAGGCAAGTTCCCAATAAGGACCTTCTGGAACTTAAAGACCAGCTAGAAAATGTTGGCAAAGCCCCGCCAAAAAGGAAAAGAGGCttttaa
- the LOC124406619 gene encoding WD repeat-containing and planar cell polarity effector protein fritz isoform X1 encodes MTILLGETNFWTFEDVVNIKDTDLGAFRYHDKRTENLYAEGKRSYGKKRGMVCVPQNKKANKLKDSIKYLEEQLKDHSVVYCQWCDHCVVQLLLSSGLLIHIQINLSTGDIQKMIFDKYLVGKVLDHMSDVIITKSHLMCTYNDNQVTLVHFTKPKRHMFEKMSRLDPKLLLFDLSGPSGRRLDKKIQFNKTGDLIVVWWKSTINEVFPWSPVVKEHDRANVHLYRLIGIKIELLCFLRTEFDPLCVTFSTHHENMIHSVEQKVSRKGEVTIEWRIYEVSQQGKLQRIAVTSVPLPTHTSCIKFSPNHDMLLLCCIDGSVTLHDQARGTNNSVKAAFIPTLASWHTDGMAFTISNERGQFQHYDISLTCLRSRILNEDTTPSNILDLSSYFSRNQPALLRMEWSKGITSHNCPESYGNGDSLFLLLFERGPLGIIKFIEGSSLSGDVLVRRHLNLSQVERAISLLLAMNWDIYPEVCMHSLNQILNYLFKSSLTPEREGLIQTALGSFHVPITPISQTVQEEYGEEVRDLTRRFFHHLLRHRLFEKAFRLAIDLNDHDLFMDIHFYALITNDTEMATAAKGKAETILVRSNSCSSTHSTCSRRSCSLCSSSESQAESESYSEESGSEDSPRRKQLSSTVLLKRNNVKSVDSNVPPLPVLHPHHYNRKSLMSTSFNAVESPTINSLNSDKNLMSTAFNVPSVNHLTLEPFNNSSTSISRNNDPLTSPYNNPNLCSTSPNSSVKTLPSFNDVIGDLMSTSFSNNSISPIFNHSSNTINDKSFDDKSNTISSPPFNNVSSNAKISTILQDTKNLTTTLFNNPTYDSELFDNTSNKSSSFSNIESPRISTPFSNLTSNSMSKSYGDLYNGFNSTSKYNVNTPPMLYGMKPPAFNAPQSSTLVSMLFNDSIGTDKLSTTPYFDPNGSLMSTSFSNFDKELISDFGNTGKDTFAPTSINPVDNPIHNHSPMKSTKKHCPISVPPPPSIRNSYNYVHSLPNRSYQLSHSTLGLTNVDEPVQRFQSRLPNSTAKVLQRQNSVSTILQNHHKRNNKFQSTRTYRVNYDLDFVPFYGSCDNLDSHTPINHLRSNSQLQMKLGESTHLKHSFLQNCANLNTSKEQKFSSNISPQPIINSPFSKSKSNTQIPPAVETLTSSEKPKVKFSDTVTHILVPGSGQPYRPVQKRSVTQLHPMDPKRELAESLPLCLGNEDYLKDFQPLSKDCESESTKEPHSKQPDESAKIKIVHFGLL; translated from the exons ATGACTATTTTGTTAGGTGAAACTAACTTTTGGACATTCGAAGATGTCGTTAACATCAAGGATACTGACCTTGGTGCATTTCG ATATCATGATAAACGTACAGAAAATTTGTACGCCGAAGGCAAAAGATCCTATGGCAAGAAACGTGGAATGGTCTGCGTACCGCAAAATAAGAAAGCAAATAAGCTAAAGGATTCGATCAAGTATCTAGAG GAACAATTGAAAGACCATTCTGTGGTATATTGCCAGTGGTGTGACCATTGTGTGGTACAATTACTCTTGAGCTCTGGATTATTGATTCATATACAGATAAATCTTTCAACAGGAGATATCCAAAAAATGATATTCGATAAGTACCTTGTTGGAAAAGTCTTGGATCACATGTCAGATG tgaTAATTACAAAAAGTCATCTGATGTGCACGTACAATGACAATCAAGTGACTTTGGTACACTTTACAAAGCCCAAAAGGCACatgtttgagaaaatgagTAGACTAGATCCTAAGTTGTTATTGTTTGATCTGTCTGGCCCAAGTGGCCGCagattagataaaaaaattcaatttaataagACTGGAGATTTg ATTGTAGTATGGTGGAAATCAACCATAAATGAAGTGTTTCCCTGGAGTCCTGTAGTAAAAGAACATGATCGAGCCAATGTTCACCTTTATCGTCTTATAGG AATAAAGATAGAGCTTTTATGCTTTCTGCGAACAGAATTTGATCCGCTATGTGTAACATTTAGTACACATCATGAAAATATGATACATTCTGTAGAACAGAAAGTGTCTAGAAag GGTGAAGTAACTATTGAGTGGAGAATCTACGAAGTATCGCAGCAGGGTAAATTGCAGAGAATAGCCGTAACCTCTGTTCCTTTGCCAACGCATACCAgttgtatcaaattttcacccaATCATGACATGTTGTTGTTGTGTTGTATCGATGGCTCTGTGACATTACATGATCAAGCTCGGGGGACGAATAATAGTGTGAAAGCTGCTTTT ATACCGACTTTGGCGTCGTGGCACACTGACGGAATGGCATTTACCATTAGCAATGAGCGGGGTCAATTTCAACATTATGATATATCGTTAACATGTTTACGGAGCCGAATACTGAATGAGGATACAACACCATCTAATATTTTGGATCTTTCGTCATATTTTAG TAGAAATCAACCAGCCTTATTGCGAATGGAATGGAGCAAAGGAATAACTTCTCACAATTGTCCAGAATCGTATGGCAATGGGGATTCCCTGTTCTTACTACTGTTTGAAAG AGGGCCATTGGGAATAATCAAATTCATAGAAGGAAGTAGTTTGTCTGGTGATGTACTAGTTCGAAGGCACTTGAATTTATCCCAGGTCGAACGTGCCATATCACTACTTTTGGCTATGAATTGGGACATTTATCCAGAAGTGTGCATGCATTCTCTGAATCAAATATTGAATTACCTCTTCAAATCATCGCTCACGCCAGAAAGAGAAG gGCTCATACAAACTGCTCTGGGCAGCTTTCATGTACCAATTACGCCGATAAGCCAAACAGTTCAAGAAGAGTATGGAGAAGAAGTAAGAGATTTGACAAggagattttttcatcatttgttGAG GCATCGTCTGTTCGAGAAAGCTTTCAGACTTGCCATAGATTTGAATGATCATGATCTCTTTATggatatacatttttatgcCCTGATAACAAACGATACAGAGATGGCAACTGCAGCGAAAGGAAAAGCTGAAACTATCCTCGTTCGATCAAATAGTTGTAGTAGCACAC ATTCGACATGCTCTCGGCGATCCTGTTCGCTGTGTTCGAGTTCGGAAAGTCAAGCAGAAAGCGAATCTTACAGCGAAGAAAGTGGAAGCGAAGATTCACCGAGGAGGAAACAACTCAGTTCAACTGTTCTCCTGAAACGAAATAATGTCAAAAGTGTTGACAGTAATGTCCCACCTTTACCTGTCTTACATCCCCATCACTATAATAGAAAGAGTCTAATGTCAACTTCATTCAATGCGGTTGAAAGCCCTACCATAAACTCTTTGaacagtgataaaaatttaatgtcaACTGCATTCAATGTTCCCAGTGTCAATCATCTGACTTTAGAGCCTTTCAATAATTCCTCAACTAGTATCAGTCGTAACAATGATCCGCTAACATCTCCTTATAACAATCCCAATTTATGTTCAACATCTCCTAACAGTTCCGTTAAAACTTTGCCGTCATTTAATGATGTGATAGGTGACTTAATGTCAACGTCTTTCAGTAACAATTCTATATCACCAATTTTCAATCACTCCAGCAATACCATAAACGATAAATCATTCGATGACAAATCAAATACCATATCTTCACCACCGTTTAATAATGTTTCAAGcaatgcaaaaatttcaactatatTGCAAGATACAAAAAACTTGACGACGACTTTATTTAATAATCCTACTTATGACTCAGAATTATTCGATAATACTTCCAATAAATCATCTTCATTTAGTAATATAGAATCCCCTCGTATCTCAACACCATTTAGCAATCTGACTAGTAATTCTATGAGTAAATCGTATGGTGATCTGTATAACGGATTCAATTCCACAAGtaaatataatgtaaataCACCACCAATGTTATATGGTATGAAACCACCGGCATTCAATGCTCCTCAGTCAAGTACATTGGTATCAATGCTATTCAATGATTCAATCGGTACTGATAAATTGTCAACTACACCATATTTTGATCCAAACGGTAGCCTTATGTCAACATCATTTAGTAACTTTGacaaagaattaatatcagaTTTTGGTAATACTGGTAAGGACACTTTTGCACCAACTTCAATTAATCCTGTAGATAATCCAATTCACAATCATTCTCCGATGAAGTCAACGAAAAAACATTGTCCAATCTCAGTACCACCTCCGCCTTCAATAAGGAATTCCTATAATTATGTACACAGCTTGCCAAACAGAAGTTACCAATTGTCGCATAGTACGTTGGGATTAACTAATGTAGACGAACCAGTCCAACGATTCCAATCCAGGTTACCTAATTCGACTGCAAAGGTTTTACAAAGGCAAAATTCTGTATCTACAATTCTACAAAATCATCATAAAAGAAATAACAAGTTTCAATCAACTAGAACTTATAGAGTCAATTACGACCTTGATTTTGTTCCTTTCTATGGTAGCTGTGACAATTTAGATTCTCATACTCCCATAAATCATCTAAGATCGAATTCACAACTCCAAATGAAATTAGGAGAAAGTACGCATTTGAAACAcagttttttgcaaaattgtgCCAACTTGAACACAAGCAAAGAgcagaaattttcttctaatATATCACCACAACCTATAATCAATTCTCCATTCTCTAAATCCAAGTCCAACACCCAAATCCCTCCTGCCGTTGAAACTTTAACGTCAAGCGAAAAGCCGAAAGTTAAATTTTCCGACACTGTGACACACATTTTGGTACCTGGATCG gGGCAACCGTATAGACCTGTACAGAAGCGGTCGGTAACTCAGTTGCATCCAATGGATCCTAAGCGAGAGTTAGCTGAAAGTCTTCCACTATGTCTTGGAAATGAAGATTATCTGAAAGATTTTCAACCATTGTCAA AAGACTGTGAAAGTGAAAGTACGAAGGAACCACATAGCAAACAACCAGACGAATCAGCAAAAATTAAGATTGTTCATTTTGGActtttgtga